DNA sequence from the Streptomyces sp. MST-110588 genome:
GGTTGACGGCGTCGAGCCGGGAGGAGGCGCCGAGCTTGCCGAAGACGTTGTGCAGATGGCGCTTGACCGTCGCCTCCGTCAGCCCCAGCTTGTTGCCGATCTGGATGTTGCTCAGCCCGACCGCCGTCAGCATGAGGATCTCGGTCTCCCGCTTGGAGAGCGCGCCGCTCTTCGGGGCGGCGGCCAGCTCGGCGTACTCCATCAGGCTGCGGCGGGAGATGGACAGCATCAGCCGGTCGTCGTGGCCGCGCGGCATCCGTACGGCGGTCAGCAGCTCCTCCCAGCTCGCGCTCTTCAGCAGATAGCCGGAGATGCCCAGCGCGATCAGCTCGGTGACCAGCCGGGCGTCGTCCTGCATGCTCAGCACCACGATCCGGGTCTGCGGCGAGATCCTGCGGACCGCCGCCACGGTCTCGGTGACCGGCGCGCCGACGATGGAGACGTCCAGCAGCAGGACGTTGGGCCGGGTCTCGCCCACGATAGCCAGCGCCGACGTGCTGTCCCCGGCGGTGCCGACGACCTCGATGTCCTTCTGGGCCTCGAACATGCCCCGCAGGCCGTCCAGCAGCAGGACGTGGTCGTCGACGAGCACCAGGCGGATCACCGCTGTGCCCCCGCGGCCAGCGGGAGACGCAGCGTCACCCGCGTGCCTTCGCCGGGGCGGGAGACGAGGGACAGGCTGCCGCCCAGCAGGGCCGCGCGCTCGTGCATCCCGGTGATCCCGTAACCGCCGGGCCCGGCCCGGCCGTTGTGCGGACCGCGCCGGTCCTGGCGGCCGATCCGGCCCCGCCGGCGGGACGCACCGATGCCGCGCCCGTCGTCGTCGACCGTCGCGGTGAGCCAGTGCGGACCCACGTCGACCAGCACGTCGATCGAGGTGGCCGCGGCGTGCCGTACGGCGTTGAGCACGGCCTCGCGCAGGATCAGGAACACCTCGGTGCGCTCCTCTTCCGGCAGCAGGCTCTGGTCGCCGCCGACCTCGACGCCGACCGCGATCTCCTCCGGCACCCAGTCGGCGGCCAGCGCGTGCAGCGCCTGGCGCAGGTCGGGCACCTGCGACCGCAGGTCCGCGATCAGGTCCCGGATCACCGCGAGCGAGGTGTCCAGCATCTCCCCGACCCGGGCGATCTCGCCTTCCGCCCGGCCGGGGTCGCTCTCGCGCAGCGCCAGGTAGGAGCCGAGCCGCAGCTTGCTTTCGAGCACGCCGTGGCTGACCCGGTCGTGCAGGTCACCGGCCAGCCGCGCCCGTTCGTTGCGCTGGGCGTGGGTGATCTCGTTGCGCAGATAGCCCGCGTACCAGGTCTGCGCCTCGGTCACCCGGGTGATGACCGAGGTGTTCAGTTCGGTGAAGAACCCGCTCAGGGAGTGGCCGTGCAGCCGCTCGTCCTCGGCGGCCTGCCGCATCGCCCAGTCGGTCACGGTACGGAACAGCAGCCGGGCGGCGGCCAGCGACTCGGCCTGCGGGATCTGCTGCCGGGCCCGGTCCAGGCCGATCTCCCAGCTCAGCTCGATCCCGGGCGGCTGCGTGCGAAGCCGTCCCTCCAGTACGTCGGCGGTGTCGCCGACGGCCTGTATGAGCTGTCCCTGTGCCTGTCGCCGGGCTTCTTCGGAGGAGGCGAACACGCCTCCCAGGCCATGGATCGCCCGCCCGAACTCCTCGGACAGTTCCCCGGTCGCCTCGCGCAGCAGGGAAGCGAGCAGCGCGTCCCGGTGATCCGGCCCCGGGCCGAAGTGCTCTAACGTCATACGTCCGGTCGCCACCGATTAGCCCCCCGTTTCGGCTAAGGCGTCAAATGCTACTCCCGTTCGGATCGTAGATCACCAGTTGGCGGCTGTCGAAAGGTCATGCTTTTCCCAAGCGGAAACCAAGGGTTTTCCTGCCGGGTCATCCATCGGCGCCCCCGGACCCGGAAATAACGGCGGGAGCCGCGGAATTGGCACCACCCGGCGAATCGGCCCGGCCCCGGCCGCTGCCGGGCACCCCGTGCACCTCGGCCCGGTCCTCGTTACCGGCGAGCCAGGTACGCACCGCCTGGGAACGGTGGACGGGGTGCCGGCCGGTGATCACATGCACCTTCCGCCCGGCCTGACGGGCGAGCCGGTCCAGGAAGGTGGTGAACACCTCCGCGGTGAGACGGCCTTCGTAGACCATGAACCACAGGGCTCCGCGCGGGGCGACGGCGCAAAGGACGTTCAGACGTGCCGGCCTGCCCTCCTGCCCCGCCTTCAAGGCGCGGTCTCCCGGCTCCCCGGTGCGTACGTACGCGGACCGGTCCGCGCGCAGCCCGTACCGGTCCGTCCACACCACCACGGCCCGCTCCGCCTTCGCCCGGGCGGCCAGGGCCGGGTACTCCCGCCGGAACCACACGGCCGCCTCGCCGCCCTCCCGCTCATGCGTCCGGCGGTCGGCACGCGGCGTGATCACCCCGTGCCGGTGCAGCCACTTGCCCACCCCCTGCTCGGTCATGACCACCCCGAGGACCACCCGGAACAGCTCGGCGACCTGGCCCCGGGTCCACAGCGGAGTGCCGTTGAGCAGTTCCTCGGGGGTGTGGTCGGCCATGATCCGGCACAGCAGCGCCCGGTCCGCCGCGCCGATCGCCTCCCGGGCACCGGTCCGGGAACCGGCCGGCGCCGCCAGGGCCGCGCGCCCCAGCGCCCGGTGTTTGCGCCACCAGGTGCCCACCGACCGCTCCGATACCCCGAACATCCCGGCCGCCTGCCGGTAGGTCCGGGCCCGCCCCGACTCCAGCGCGGCCACCACCCGCAGCCGCACCGCCTCTTGGGCCGCGGGCGGCAGCCGCCGCGCGTCCGCCGGCCGGTTCACCCGGCCTCGATGACGGTCGCGGGCACCCAGACCACAAGGAGCAGACAGAGGTGTACGGCGTACTGGGTCACCATGAAGACCCGGTACGGAAGGCGGCGCAGCGTACGCGGGTCCAGGTGCGGCAGCCGCCCGGCGGTCCAGCGGGTCAGGCCGGGCACCAGGCAGTACAGGGCGACCACCACGCCCCCGGCGCAGGCCAGGGCGGCGGCCGGCCACACCTCGGGGGCCAGGGCGAGGGCGGCGGCCAGGAAGCCGGCGCCCACCGCCGTCGCGCCCACCGCGCCGGCCCGGCGGGCCGAACGTCCCGAACCGCGCGCGTACATGGTGCGGCGCCCGTCGGCCAGGTCGCCGGCCAGGTCACCGAAGTCCTTGACCACCGCTCCGACCAGACCCATCCACAGCGACATCGACACCGCCACGATCACCAGCGGCCACGACACGTGCCCGTCCGCGACGCAGAAGCAGCCGTCGGTGTAGGCCAGCAGGCCCATGAGGAAGACGCAGGTTCCGGCGCCGCGGGTGGTGTTCTTCCACGCGATGCCCCGGGCCGAGTAGAGCCAGCCGAGCAGCAGCATCCCGGCGGTCGCCAACGTGCAGACCGGCCCGTCGAACGCCGCCAGGACGAGCGCCGCGCCACCGTAGGCGGCGACGAGCCGGCGGGCGGTACCCACCGCCAGAAGCCCCCGGGCGATGGGCCGGGGCGAGCCGTTGACCCGGTCGCCGTCGACGTCGCAGACGCCGTTGTAGACGTAGGCGCTGACCGTCGCCAGGTGCCAGGACAGGGCACCGGCCATGATCCGGAGCACTCCGCCCGCCCCGCCCGCCAGGAGCACGCCCGTCGAGAAGCGCAGCATGAAGATCAGTTGGACCAGGGGCCGCGACTCGGTGTGGGCCAGCAGGACCGGACGCAGACCGGCACCGAAGGCGGAACGGGCACGTATGGCGGTGGGCTGAGCTGTGGACATGTCCGAGAACCCAAGCAGTCGGGCGGACCCCTGGGAACAGAACTACATCTAAAGTGCGCCTCGGCTACATCCAACGGCCGGTCCGTTGATCCATCAACCGTGACATCCCACGGGTACGACGGCCCGCCGCGCGCCGCGCCCGGTACCCGCCAACACCGCGGCTCGCAGGGGCCGCTGCTCAACGGCGTACGGGAGTACGCGGCGCCCTACAACCTTCGGTGCACCCGGCATATCGATGGAATTATTCATCTGGAAACAGCCGGAGTTCCGCGCATAGTTTTATGGCCGGTTCCCGACCCAGGAACAACCGGCCGGGAGGGAAAAGCCGGAAATAAAACTTGGAGAGACAATGCCGGAATACAAGGTGCTCGGGACCACTCAGGTCCGCTCTGCTGGCCGCGACCGCACCCCGACGCCCGCCAAGGTGCGCCAGGTACTCGCCCTGCTCCTGCTCCGCGGCAATCAGGTCGTGCACATCGACGCGTTCATCGACGAGCTGTGGGGGGACGACTCGCCGCGCACCGCGGTCACCACCGCTCAGACGTACATCTACCAACTGCGCAAGTCCTTCGCCCGGGACGGGGTGATGAAGCCGGGACAGCGCTGGCTGCTCACCCGCCCGCCGGGCTACATGCTCCTGCTGGAGCCCGGCGAACTGGACGCCGAGGTCTTCGAGTCGACCGTCCACAGCGCCCGGAAGCTGATGGACGACGGCCGGGCGGCCCAGGCC
Encoded proteins:
- a CDS encoding IS630 family transposase; amino-acid sequence: MNRPADARRLPPAAQEAVRLRVVAALESGRARTYRQAAGMFGVSERSVGTWWRKHRALGRAALAAPAGSRTGAREAIGAADRALLCRIMADHTPEELLNGTPLWTRGQVAELFRVVLGVVMTEQGVGKWLHRHGVITPRADRRTHEREGGEAAVWFRREYPALAARAKAERAVVVWTDRYGLRADRSAYVRTGEPGDRALKAGQEGRPARLNVLCAVAPRGALWFMVYEGRLTAEVFTTFLDRLARQAGRKVHVITGRHPVHRSQAVRTWLAGNEDRAEVHGVPGSGRGRADSPGGANSAAPAVISGSGGADG
- a CDS encoding response regulator transcription factor, encoding MIRLVLVDDHVLLLDGLRGMFEAQKDIEVVGTAGDSTSALAIVGETRPNVLLLDVSIVGAPVTETVAAVRRISPQTRIVVLSMQDDARLVTELIALGISGYLLKSASWEELLTAVRMPRGHDDRLMLSISRRSLMEYAELAAAPKSGALSKRETEILMLTAVGLSNIQIGNKLGLTEATVKRHLHNVFGKLGASSRLDAVNRAKELRLIPSGPSVPRH
- a CDS encoding ATP-binding protein gives rise to the protein MTLEHFGPGPDHRDALLASLLREATGELSEEFGRAIHGLGGVFASSEEARRQAQGQLIQAVGDTADVLEGRLRTQPPGIELSWEIGLDRARQQIPQAESLAAARLLFRTVTDWAMRQAAEDERLHGHSLSGFFTELNTSVITRVTEAQTWYAGYLRNEITHAQRNERARLAGDLHDRVSHGVLESKLRLGSYLALRESDPGRAEGEIARVGEMLDTSLAVIRDLIADLRSQVPDLRQALHALAADWVPEEIAVGVEVGGDQSLLPEEERTEVFLILREAVLNAVRHAAATSIDVLVDVGPHWLTATVDDDGRGIGASRRRGRIGRQDRRGPHNGRAGPGGYGITGMHERAALLGGSLSLVSRPGEGTRVTLRLPLAAGAQR
- a CDS encoding UbiA family prenyltransferase gives rise to the protein MSTAQPTAIRARSAFGAGLRPVLLAHTESRPLVQLIFMLRFSTGVLLAGGAGGVLRIMAGALSWHLATVSAYVYNGVCDVDGDRVNGSPRPIARGLLAVGTARRLVAAYGGAALVLAAFDGPVCTLATAGMLLLGWLYSARGIAWKNTTRGAGTCVFLMGLLAYTDGCFCVADGHVSWPLVIVAVSMSLWMGLVGAVVKDFGDLAGDLADGRRTMYARGSGRSARRAGAVGATAVGAGFLAAALALAPEVWPAAALACAGGVVVALYCLVPGLTRWTAGRLPHLDPRTLRRLPYRVFMVTQYAVHLCLLLVVWVPATVIEAG